TTCGGCCGCCTGCTGACCTACCTGTTCGAGAACAAGCCCGCGATGGCCCTGATCATCGTGCTGAGCGTCCTCGGAGCCGGCGCCTCGCTCGCGCAGCCGTTGCTCGTCAACCAGGTCGTCACCGCCGTGCAGCACGGCGAGACGCTCTCGATCCTGGTCTGGGCGCTCGTCGCCCTCGTGCTCGTCTCGGGCGTGCTGAACGGCGTGCAGCACTTCCTGCTCCAGCGCGCCGGTGAGGGCGTGGTGCTCTCCACCCGCCGCAAGCTCATCGCGCGGATCCTCAACCTGCCGATCTCGGAGTTCGACACCCGCCGCACCGGCGACCTCGTGTCCCGCGTCGGCAGCGACACGACGCTCCTGCGCGCCGTGCTCACGCAGGGACTCATCGAGTCGATCGGTGGCGCCCTGACGTTCGTCGGCGCGATCATCGCCATGGCGGTCATCGACCCCCTGCTCCTCGGCATCACCGTCGTCATCGTCCTCGTCGCGATCGTCGTCGTCGGCGGGCTCAGCCGACGCATCCGCGTCGCGTCGAAGCGTGCCCAGGAGAAGGTCGGCGACCTGACCGCGGCGGTCGAGCGGGGCATCGGTGCCGTCCGCACGATCCGTGCCGCCGGGGCCACCGGCCGCGAGGTCGCCGAGGTCGACGGACACGCCACCGAGGCCTACCGCCGCGGCCTGGACATCGCGAAGATGTCGGCGTTCGTGGTGCCGGTCGCGAGCATCGTGATGCAGGTCGCGTTCATCGCCGTGCTCGGGGTCGGGGGTGCACAGGTCGCCGCGGGGCAGATCACCATCGCCACGCTGATCACCTTCATCCTGCTGCTCTTCATGATGGTCATGCCGCTCGGGCAGGCCCTCGGCGCAGCCGTCGCGGTCGCGCAGGCACTCGGCGCCCTCGGCCGCATCGAGGAGATCCTGCACCTGCCGACGGAGGACCAGGACGACGGTGCCGTCCGGGTCGCCGCGGCGACGGAGACCGACGACGCGATCGCGTTCGAGCACGTGACGTTCCGGTACGCGCGGGCTGCGGATGCGACGGGCGCGGACGGAGCGTCGGGCGCGGACGGCGCGACGGGCGCGGACGGCGCGACGGGCGCGGGCAGCGCGACGGACCGGTCGGGAGGCTCGGGTGCCGTCGACGCCGCACCCTCCGCCGAGGACGTGGTGCTGG
The sequence above is drawn from the Curtobacterium sp. MR_MD2014 genome and encodes:
- a CDS encoding ABC transporter ATP-binding protein; the protein is MSLFSARRKPSEGPRASFGRLLTYLFENKPAMALIIVLSVLGAGASLAQPLLVNQVVTAVQHGETLSILVWALVALVLVSGVLNGVQHFLLQRAGEGVVLSTRRKLIARILNLPISEFDTRRTGDLVSRVGSDTTLLRAVLTQGLIESIGGALTFVGAIIAMAVIDPLLLGITVVIVLVAIVVVGGLSRRIRVASKRAQEKVGDLTAAVERGIGAVRTIRAAGATGREVAEVDGHATEAYRRGLDIAKMSAFVVPVASIVMQVAFIAVLGVGGAQVAAGQITIATLITFILLLFMMVMPLGQALGAAVAVAQALGALGRIEEILHLPTEDQDDGAVRVAAATETDDAIAFEHVTFRYARAADATGADGASGADGATGADGATGAGSATDRSGGSGAVDAAPSAEDVVLDDVSFRVPRGARVALVGPSGAGKSTTLALIERFYDPTSGVIRLGGVDVRGLDRAELRAQIGYVEQDAPVLAGTIRANLLLGSPDASEAECVRVLEAVNLGDVLHRDPRGLDAQVGEDGVMLSGGERQRLAIARALLAAPPILLLDESTSSLDGVNEQKMRLAIDAVAADRTLLVIAHRLSTVVDSDVIVVLEHGRVVGTGTHSELVQSTPLYRDLAKHQLLV